From Acetonema longum DSM 6540, the proteins below share one genomic window:
- the ribD gene encoding bifunctional diaminohydroxyphosphoribosylaminopyrimidine deaminase/5-amino-6-(5-phosphoribosylamino)uracil reductase RibD → MIHQQLLDQQFMQMALDLAKQGLGRTSPNPMVGAVVAQDGKAVGQGWHQRAGTPHAEVHALQAAGDQANGATLYVTLEPCCHHGKTPPCTDAVIKAGIRRVVVAMTDPNPCVGGGGIARLKAAGVEVVSGILAQEAARLNEVFIKWISTGLPFAILKTAMTLDGKIATVSGRSKWITGDAARQRVHMLRDRCDAILAGIGTVLADDPSLTTRLPQGGKNPIRIILDSQARIPLDANVITDVLAPTIIVVGPHAPAEKLTALRSKGVEILAVRCRDGGLDLRELFQTLGSRNITSVLVEGGAAVNAGLIRENLIDKVYWFIAPKFFGGISAPGPVGGEGIAAVDQAVALEDIAVEAIDQDLMITGYVERREGRHVYRACGGTGQSEIPEPGGKII, encoded by the coding sequence ACAGTTTATGCAAATGGCATTGGATTTAGCCAAACAAGGATTAGGACGAACCAGCCCTAATCCGATGGTTGGGGCTGTTGTTGCGCAAGACGGCAAGGCCGTTGGTCAAGGCTGGCACCAGAGAGCCGGTACGCCTCATGCTGAGGTGCATGCCTTACAGGCTGCGGGAGATCAGGCTAATGGAGCCACATTGTATGTTACCTTAGAGCCCTGCTGCCATCACGGCAAGACGCCGCCCTGCACTGACGCCGTTATTAAAGCCGGCATCCGTCGGGTCGTCGTTGCCATGACAGATCCTAACCCTTGTGTGGGCGGAGGCGGCATTGCCCGGCTGAAAGCCGCGGGCGTTGAGGTCGTCAGCGGCATTCTGGCGCAAGAGGCGGCCAGACTCAACGAAGTATTTATCAAGTGGATTTCCACCGGACTGCCTTTTGCCATCCTTAAAACCGCCATGACTCTGGACGGCAAAATTGCCACGGTTAGCGGCCGGTCTAAGTGGATCACCGGTGATGCGGCGCGCCAAAGGGTTCATATGCTGCGAGACCGGTGTGACGCTATTTTGGCGGGGATCGGCACAGTGCTGGCGGATGATCCTTCTCTGACCACCCGTTTGCCCCAGGGAGGAAAGAATCCTATACGGATTATTCTCGACAGCCAGGCGCGTATCCCATTGGACGCCAATGTGATTACAGACGTCTTAGCCCCTACCATTATTGTTGTAGGGCCCCATGCCCCGGCTGAAAAATTGACGGCCTTGCGTTCCAAAGGGGTTGAAATACTGGCGGTTCGCTGTCGGGACGGCGGCTTGGACCTGCGGGAACTTTTCCAGACCCTCGGCAGCCGCAATATCACCAGCGTACTGGTCGAAGGCGGCGCTGCGGTTAATGCCGGCTTGATTCGAGAAAACCTAATTGATAAGGTATATTGGTTCATTGCGCCCAAGTTTTTCGGCGGCATTTCGGCGCCGGGACCGGTTGGCGGAGAAGGAATCGCTGCTGTTGATCAAGCAGTTGCATTAGAAGATATCGCTGTCGAAGCCATAGATCAGGACTTGATGATTACCGGTTACGTAGAGAGAAGGGAGGGGCGTCATGTTTACAGGGCTTGTGGAGGAACTGGGCAAAGTGAAATCCCTGAGCCGGGGGGCAAAATCATTTAA
- a CDS encoding riboflavin synthase gives MFTGLVEELGKVKSLSRGAKSFKLAVSAATVLQDMKTGDSIAVNGTCLTVTDFGRDWFIADVMPETVSRTVLAFLKPGDPVNLERTLRLGDRMGGHIVTGHIDGIGYIRSVAKDDNAVIFRIQTQPELLRYVVNQGSIAIDGISLTIVECAGNWFAVSAIPHTYAVTTLGVKGIGSAVNIEVDTLGKHMERTGRETGKSGRINMNFLAEHGFLI, from the coding sequence ATGTTTACAGGGCTTGTGGAGGAACTGGGCAAAGTGAAATCCCTGAGCCGGGGGGCAAAATCATTTAAGCTGGCTGTTTCAGCCGCCACGGTTTTGCAGGATATGAAGACTGGCGACAGTATCGCTGTAAACGGCACTTGCCTGACAGTGACAGATTTTGGCCGGGATTGGTTTATTGCCGATGTCATGCCGGAAACAGTCAGTCGCACAGTGCTAGCTTTCCTCAAACCGGGAGATCCGGTCAATCTGGAAAGGACATTAAGGCTGGGAGACAGAATGGGGGGGCATATTGTAACCGGACACATAGACGGCATTGGCTATATCCGCAGTGTGGCCAAAGACGATAATGCGGTCATTTTCCGTATTCAAACCCAGCCGGAACTCCTGCGTTATGTTGTAAACCAAGGGTCCATTGCCATTGACGGCATTAGTTTAACCATTGTTGAGTGCGCCGGCAATTGGTTTGCCGTCTCGGCGATACCCCATACTTATGCTGTAACTACCTTAGGCGTGAAGGGGATCGGCAGCGCGGTGAATATAGAAGTGGATACGCTGGGCAAGCATATGGAAAGAACCGGCCGAGAGACAGGAAAGTCAGGAAGAATTAACATGAATTTTCTGGCCGAACACGGCTTTCTTATTTAA
- a CDS encoding bifunctional 3,4-dihydroxy-2-butanone-4-phosphate synthase/GTP cyclohydrolase II: MSFSTIEEAIEDIRQGKMIVVVDDEDRENEGDLLMAAEKATPDAINFMASYGRGLVCMPIIGERLDELDIGPMVAHNTDRHCTAFTVSVDAKDTATGISAFERAKTVQTILNSDTKSSDLRRPGHIFPLRYCDGGVLRRTGHTEAAVDMAKLAGLYPAGVICEIMNEDGTMARVPQLKEFVKKHNLKIITIAELIRYRKVHEKMVTRVEEALLPTKYGTFRVVAYESVGDKQCHLALVKGDVAGKSNVLVRVHSECLTGDVLGSLRCDCGEQLALALQRIEAEGLGVLLYMRQEGRGIGLANKIRAYALQDKGKDTVEANVLLGFPPDLRDYGIGAQILTDLGLSSIRLLTNNPKKRAGLEGYGLTITDRIPIEIKSNRYNKRYLLVKRSKLGHLLKQTEEV; this comes from the coding sequence ATGAGTTTTAGTACGATTGAAGAAGCGATTGAGGACATCCGTCAAGGAAAGATGATTGTGGTGGTAGACGACGAAGATAGGGAAAATGAAGGCGATCTGCTGATGGCTGCAGAAAAAGCAACGCCTGATGCCATTAATTTCATGGCGTCATATGGCCGGGGCCTAGTCTGCATGCCTATTATAGGGGAAAGGCTGGATGAGTTGGATATTGGGCCAATGGTGGCCCATAATACTGATCGGCATTGTACTGCCTTCACTGTTTCTGTGGACGCGAAAGATACGGCCACAGGAATATCGGCTTTTGAACGGGCCAAAACCGTGCAGACCATCTTGAATTCGGACACTAAAAGCAGTGATCTCAGACGCCCGGGACATATTTTTCCGCTGCGCTACTGCGATGGCGGAGTGCTGCGCCGGACCGGCCATACCGAAGCGGCGGTTGATATGGCGAAACTGGCTGGCCTATATCCGGCCGGCGTGATCTGCGAAATTATGAATGAAGACGGCACCATGGCCCGGGTCCCCCAATTAAAGGAATTCGTCAAAAAGCATAATCTGAAAATCATCACGATTGCTGAACTAATCCGCTATCGCAAAGTTCACGAAAAAATGGTGACCCGGGTCGAAGAAGCGCTGCTGCCCACCAAATATGGCACTTTCCGGGTAGTTGCCTACGAAAGCGTAGGGGATAAACAATGCCACCTGGCTTTGGTAAAAGGCGATGTGGCCGGTAAAAGCAACGTATTAGTCCGGGTGCATTCCGAATGCCTGACTGGTGATGTACTAGGCTCCTTGCGCTGCGATTGCGGCGAACAATTGGCTTTAGCCCTGCAGCGCATCGAAGCCGAAGGACTTGGCGTGCTCTTATATATGCGCCAGGAAGGTCGGGGCATTGGCCTGGCCAATAAAATCAGAGCCTATGCTTTGCAAGATAAGGGAAAAGATACGGTGGAAGCTAATGTCTTGCTGGGCTTTCCGCCCGATTTGCGGGATTACGGTATCGGCGCTCAGATCCTGACGGATCTGGGGCTGAGCAGTATCCGTCTTTTGACCAATAACCCGAAAAAACGGGCCGGCCTGGAGGGTTACGGATTGACCATCACTGACCGGATTCCTATTGAAATCAAATCCAATCGATATAATAAACGCTAT